One part of the Anaerolineales bacterium genome encodes these proteins:
- a CDS encoding radical SAM protein: MGFLDKLRGGEKAQPLEPGLFSYTSPPSHPNHYRLHLRVEPGGEGLLVINASTVLHLNQTATEMAWHFIRLTPPEQVAEQIAKRYSTDKKHAADDYAEFAKTVQTLIETPDLDPVTYLDVDRATPYEDLSAPYRLDIALTYRLPEGAPTDAAPSKRVERELSTAEWKQVIDKAYEAGIPHITFTGGEPTLREDLAELLAHAETRGLVTGLVTDGHKLTDTRYLKTLLDAGLDHAMIVLQPSGTQTWDSLASFAYWREVLNDDIFIAAHLTLTKDNAAQANGLIDKLSGSGIRALSLSEADSSLSEALQAARDHAAALNLPLVWDLPVPYSALNPVSLELAAAHGRELPQGAGKAWLYVEPDGDVLPGQGTNKVLGNFVRDGWDVIWGK; the protein is encoded by the coding sequence ATGGGCTTTCTGGACAAACTACGCGGCGGCGAAAAGGCTCAGCCGTTGGAGCCGGGCCTGTTCTCGTACACCTCGCCGCCCAGCCACCCAAACCACTATCGCCTGCACCTGCGGGTTGAGCCCGGCGGCGAAGGCCTGCTGGTGATCAACGCCAGCACGGTGCTGCACCTCAACCAGACCGCCACGGAAATGGCTTGGCACTTCATCCGCCTGACGCCGCCGGAACAAGTGGCCGAGCAGATCGCCAAGCGTTACAGCACCGACAAGAAGCATGCGGCTGACGATTACGCCGAGTTCGCCAAGACGGTGCAGACCCTGATCGAAACGCCGGACCTTGACCCGGTCACCTATCTGGACGTAGACCGCGCCACGCCTTACGAAGACTTGAGCGCGCCGTACCGCCTGGATATTGCCCTGACCTATCGCCTGCCGGAGGGCGCCCCCACCGATGCAGCGCCCAGCAAGCGGGTGGAGCGCGAGCTGAGCACCGCAGAGTGGAAGCAAGTGATCGACAAGGCCTACGAAGCCGGCATCCCGCACATCACCTTCACCGGCGGCGAGCCGACCCTGCGCGAGGACCTGGCCGAGCTGCTGGCGCACGCCGAGACGCGCGGGCTGGTGACCGGCCTGGTGACCGATGGCCACAAGCTCACCGACACACGCTACCTGAAGACCCTGCTGGACGCCGGGCTGGACCATGCCATGATCGTACTGCAACCCAGCGGCACGCAGACCTGGGACTCGTTGGCTAGCTTTGCCTACTGGCGGGAAGTGCTGAACGACGACATCTTCATCGCCGCCCATCTAACACTGACCAAGGACAATGCGGCCCAGGCCAATGGGCTTATCGACAAGCTGTCTGGCAGCGGCATCCGCGCCCTTTCGCTGAGCGAAGCGGACAGCTCGCTCAGCGAGGCGCTACAGGCCGCCCGCGACCATGCGGCGGCGCTGAACCTGCCGCTGGTGTGGGACCTGCCGGTCCCATATTCGGCGCTCAATCCGGTCAGCCTGGAGCTAGCGGCTGCGCACGGCCGGGAGTTGCCCCAAGGGGCAGGCAAGGCCTGGCTGTACGTGGAGCCAGACGGCGATGTGCTGCCGGGCCAGGGCACGAACAAGGTGTTGGGTAATTTTGTACGCGATGGTTGGGATGTGATCTGGGGGAAGTAG
- a CDS encoding radical SAM protein, whose product MALDIRSASVKKLWQGLRSDTANFMAAFSQPEKPRIGLHAYDIAMANGRSMRIHLRIEPSGNGVMFVDVTDVVHLNHTAALMAKMALDGVPRPQARARIGGWHPEAPLAQIERELTQIYDMVEGFAHPDGDCPTCELSDTLEMSPMFSVEVNAPYKVDIALTYGCNNECPHCYNEADRLNMPSLHLQEWYAVLDRLAELGVPHLILTGGEATLHPDLPQVIRYADQLGMVVGLNTNGRHIAHNEYMQQLAEAGLNHVQFTLDSNRPDVHNAMMGAKAWHQTVQGIENAIASRVHVITNTTLMRANMGHVEEIIEFLYSLGIRTFAMNGLIYSGGGFAHSNAIDEKEMPALLVRVRDKARELGMRFLWYTPTEYCRMSPVELEIGAKRCNAGEYSLCIEPNGNVLPCQSYYVSAGNILHDPWEQIWDGELFRSFRYRELDPKGYGLPEKCWTCPDLPLCGGGCRIEREARDGVRVAEGSGGGCSGCSGSCGTGSSAHQVKGHSHTAGYIPAGGFTPSPSTTRTKTRASGNFDMISLDEIQ is encoded by the coding sequence ATGGCGCTCGATATACGTTCCGCTTCGGTCAAAAAGCTCTGGCAGGGACTTCGCAGCGATACGGCCAACTTCATGGCCGCCTTTTCCCAGCCCGAAAAACCCCGCATCGGTTTGCACGCCTACGACATCGCCATGGCCAACGGGCGCAGCATGCGTATTCATCTGCGCATCGAGCCCAGCGGCAACGGCGTCATGTTTGTGGACGTGACCGATGTAGTCCACCTCAACCACACTGCTGCCCTGATGGCCAAGATGGCCCTAGACGGCGTGCCGCGGCCGCAGGCTCGTGCCCGTATTGGCGGCTGGCACCCTGAGGCGCCGCTGGCCCAGATCGAGCGCGAGCTGACCCAGATCTACGACATGGTCGAGGGCTTCGCCCACCCGGACGGCGACTGCCCGACCTGCGAACTGAGCGATACCCTCGAGATGTCGCCGATGTTCAGCGTGGAAGTCAACGCGCCCTATAAAGTAGACATTGCACTCACCTACGGCTGCAACAACGAGTGCCCACACTGCTACAACGAGGCTGATCGCCTCAACATGCCCTCGCTGCACTTGCAGGAGTGGTACGCCGTGCTCGACCGCCTGGCTGAGCTGGGCGTGCCGCACCTCATCCTCACCGGCGGCGAGGCGACCCTGCACCCGGACCTGCCGCAGGTCATCCGCTATGCCGACCAGCTTGGCATGGTTGTCGGCCTCAATACCAACGGCCGACACATCGCTCACAACGAGTACATGCAGCAGCTGGCCGAAGCCGGCCTGAACCATGTGCAGTTCACGCTCGACTCCAACCGCCCGGATGTGCACAACGCCATGATGGGCGCTAAGGCCTGGCACCAGACCGTGCAAGGCATCGAGAATGCTATCGCCAGCCGTGTCCATGTGATCACCAACACCACCCTGATGCGCGCCAACATGGGCCACGTCGAAGAGATCATCGAGTTCTTGTACTCGCTCGGTATCCGCACCTTTGCCATGAACGGGCTGATCTACTCCGGTGGTGGTTTTGCCCACTCCAACGCCATTGACGAAAAAGAGATGCCGGCCCTGCTGGTGCGCGTGCGAGACAAGGCCCGCGAGCTGGGCATGCGCTTCCTGTGGTACACGCCCACCGAGTACTGCCGCATGTCGCCGGTGGAGCTTGAGATCGGCGCCAAGCGCTGCAACGCCGGCGAATACTCGCTGTGCATTGAGCCCAACGGCAACGTGCTGCCGTGCCAGTCGTACTACGTTTCCGCTGGTAACATCCTGCATGACCCGTGGGAGCAGATCTGGGACGGTGAGCTGTTCCGCAGCTTCCGCTACCGCGAGCTCGATCCCAAGGGCTATGGCCTGCCCGAAAAATGCTGGACCTGTCCTGACTTGCCGCTATGCGGCGGCGGCTGCCGCATCGAGCGCGAAGCGCGTGACGGTGTGCGTGTCGCCGAGGGCAGCGGCGGCGGTTGCTCGGGCTGCAGTGGCAGCTGTGGCACTGGCAGTTCGGCCCACCAGGTCAAGGGGCACTCTCATACCGCCGGGTACATTCCCGCCGGCGGCTTCACGCCGTCGCCCAGTACCACGCGCACCAAGACGCGTGCCAGCGGCAACTTTGACATGATCTCCCTCGACGAGATTCAATAG
- a CDS encoding methyltransferase domain-containing protein, whose product MLEPTAAHQRYMQQAAWTAPARRHLLAAAGLPNARGVLEVGCGTGAVLGTITAPAGAVIVGLDIDRAALPLARQHAPDAALTAGDAHALPYPDACFDIAFCHFVLLWVAEPAKTLAEMRRVVRPGGAVLVLAEPDYTQRIDEPAELAALGQAQTEALSARGTDPAVGGRLPALFAAAGLQVVDAGPLQTSCPSASTAAEEASMLRADLSGHVPAEQLERWLAQDAAAWAAGTRKLQVPTYYALGRVS is encoded by the coding sequence ATGCTTGAGCCCACGGCAGCCCACCAACGCTATATGCAGCAAGCCGCCTGGACTGCGCCGGCGCGGCGTCATCTGTTGGCGGCGGCCGGGCTGCCCAATGCCCGCGGCGTGCTGGAAGTGGGCTGTGGCACCGGCGCAGTCCTAGGCACGATCACTGCGCCTGCAGGCGCAGTGATCGTGGGCCTGGATATTGACCGTGCCGCCCTGCCGCTGGCGCGGCAGCACGCGCCAGATGCAGCGCTGACGGCGGGGGACGCGCACGCACTGCCCTACCCTGACGCTTGCTTTGACATTGCCTTCTGCCACTTTGTGCTGCTGTGGGTGGCCGAGCCTGCCAAAACGCTGGCCGAGATGCGCCGCGTGGTGCGCCCCGGCGGCGCGGTGCTGGTGCTGGCCGAGCCGGACTATACCCAGCGTATCGACGAGCCAGCCGAGCTGGCCGCGCTGGGCCAGGCACAGACCGAGGCGTTGAGCGCCCGCGGGACAGACCCTGCGGTTGGCGGCCGCCTGCCGGCGCTGTTTGCTGCGGCCGGGCTGCAGGTGGTGGACGCCGGGCCGCTGCAAACCAGCTGCCCCAGCGCCAGCACCGCCGCCGAGGAAGCCAGCATGCTGCGCGCCGACCTGAGCGGACATGTGCCCGCCGAGCAGCTGGAGCGCTGGCTGGCACAGGATGCGGCGGCCTGGGCAGCGGGCACCCGCAAACTGCAAGTGCCTACATACTACGCGCTGGGGCGGGTCAGCTAG
- a CDS encoding sigma-70 family RNA polymerase sigma factor, with amino-acid sequence MDEISLVAQARQGSQSAWAELVRLHQQAVFRLAYLHLGDAAEAQDAAQDCFVRAFRHLGRFDAQRPLRPWLLRIVANLARNRRRSAGRYWAALQRAARQQPQAADSPQPGREAAEQAEELWAAVRRLPQRQQTVLYLRYFLELSVEEAAQALDLPVGTVKSQTHRALQKLHEVIRADFPQLVEDRYE; translated from the coding sequence TTGGATGAAATCAGTTTAGTAGCCCAGGCCCGGCAGGGCAGCCAGTCTGCCTGGGCGGAGCTTGTGCGCCTGCACCAACAGGCCGTATTCCGCTTGGCCTATCTGCATCTGGGCGATGCGGCCGAGGCGCAAGACGCAGCCCAAGACTGCTTCGTGCGCGCCTTCCGCCACCTTGGCCGCTTTGACGCCCAGCGCCCGCTGCGGCCCTGGCTGCTGCGCATCGTGGCCAACCTGGCGCGTAACCGCCGCCGCAGCGCGGGCCGCTACTGGGCCGCCCTGCAGCGCGCCGCACGCCAGCAACCGCAGGCGGCGGACAGTCCTCAGCCGGGCAGGGAGGCGGCCGAGCAGGCGGAGGAGTTGTGGGCGGCAGTCCGCAGGCTTCCGCAGCGCCAGCAGACCGTGCTGTACCTGCGCTATTTTCTGGAGCTTTCGGTGGAAGAAGCCGCCCAGGCTTTGGATCTGCCCGTGGGGACTGTGAAATCGCAGACCCATCGGGCGTTGCAAAAACTGCATGAAGTTATACGGGCAGACTTCCCGCAGTTGGTGGAGGACCGCTATGAATGA
- a CDS encoding prenyltransferase translates to MATRAAARKTAKTHPIPLVKRWQMVLNGCNIPQLELADGVTRWLVISRACVFSMSFTSGMLGLLIAAEQVGIGNVNWLLGFLAVIGIVAAHASNNLLNDYFDVRQGVDTEDYPRAQYSVHPILGGLTTPKGLLLAAGLLNLVDLAIMLYLYSQRGILIVGFAVAGLLLSLLYTSVLKRAGLGELTALLVWGPLMIGGTAFAAAGVITPAIWVLSLPYGLIVASVLIGKHIDKIKPDKKVGVNSVPVLLGEKRSLQLNKVTFIIFYILIVAMVALKYTGPSVLLTFLAIPRLRQTWKAYSEPKPAKAPAGWTVWPLWYVSWAMLFNRKAGEFFTLGLLLNLATPYVMGLFR, encoded by the coding sequence ATGGCAACAAGAGCTGCGGCTCGCAAGACCGCAAAGACGCACCCCATCCCGCTGGTTAAACGCTGGCAGATGGTTCTGAATGGCTGCAACATCCCCCAACTTGAACTTGCAGATGGAGTGACTCGCTGGCTAGTAATTTCCCGAGCGTGCGTGTTCTCCATGTCATTCACCTCCGGCATGCTGGGCCTGCTGATCGCCGCTGAGCAGGTAGGCATTGGCAATGTGAACTGGTTGCTAGGCTTCCTGGCTGTGATCGGTATTGTGGCCGCCCACGCATCCAACAACCTGCTCAACGATTACTTTGACGTACGCCAGGGTGTGGACACTGAAGACTACCCGCGCGCCCAATACAGCGTGCACCCGATCCTGGGCGGTCTCACCACCCCCAAGGGCTTGCTGCTGGCCGCCGGCCTGCTGAACCTGGTAGACCTTGCCATCATGCTGTACCTGTACAGCCAGCGCGGCATCCTGATCGTGGGCTTCGCCGTGGCCGGTTTGCTGCTCAGCCTGCTGTACACCAGCGTGCTCAAGCGCGCCGGCCTGGGCGAGCTAACTGCCCTGCTGGTGTGGGGTCCGCTGATGATCGGCGGCACCGCCTTCGCCGCGGCGGGCGTGATCACGCCCGCCATCTGGGTGCTGTCGCTGCCCTATGGTCTGATCGTGGCCTCGGTACTGATCGGCAAGCATATTGACAAGATCAAGCCCGACAAGAAAGTGGGCGTGAATTCGGTGCCGGTACTGCTGGGCGAGAAGCGCTCGCTGCAGCTCAACAAGGTCACCTTCATCATCTTCTACATCCTGATCGTCGCCATGGTGGCGCTCAAGTACACCGGCCCATCGGTGCTGCTGACCTTCCTGGCGATCCCGCGCCTGCGCCAGACCTGGAAGGCTTACTCCGAGCCCAAGCCCGCCAAGGCTCCGGCCGGCTGGACTGTGTGGCCGCTGTGGTACGTGAGCTGGGCGATGCTGTTCAACCGCAAGGCCGGCGAATTTTTCACGCTGGGCCTGCTGCTGAACCTGGCTACTCCGTATGTGATGGGTTTGTTTAGGTAA
- a CDS encoding glycosyltransferase, which translates to MYYHELLARRYRSLVPKGQRVLELGCGNGRLLAALNPKVGVGIDFSKGAIALAKSRYPSHHWIQADAHELPLSGTFDVIILSDLVNDLWDVQLLLERLKKLVHHRTRIILNSYSRLWQLPLSIFETLGLKQKTLQQNWLTVEDLENLMGLTDYQTIKTTPEILFPLKVPLLSSFLNGFLAKLPFFNLFALTNFIVTRPMQGARAAVPSVSIIIPARNEAGNIAEIFKRVPQIGSALEFIFVEGHSKDTTYKVIEDEIEKNPQVKSLLLKQSGIGKANAVWQGFAAASNDILFILDSDLSVPPEDLERFFQAIASNKGEFINGTRLVYPMEQKAMQAANLVGNKAFSMIFSWLLGQPVKDTLCGTKVLYRSDFELLKREYELFNKVDPFGDFDLLVGSSRINLKIVDLPVRYRERKYGQTNIQRWRHGWMLLRITLAAMFSLKFSS; encoded by the coding sequence TTGTACTACCACGAACTGTTGGCCAGGCGGTACAGATCACTTGTACCTAAAGGACAACGAGTTCTTGAACTTGGATGCGGTAATGGGCGCCTCCTCGCGGCACTCAATCCAAAGGTAGGCGTTGGCATTGATTTCAGCAAAGGGGCAATTGCATTAGCAAAAAGTCGCTATCCGTCACATCACTGGATCCAAGCAGATGCGCACGAGCTTCCCTTGAGTGGGACGTTTGATGTAATCATCTTGTCCGATCTAGTAAACGATCTTTGGGATGTTCAGCTTCTTCTTGAGCGCTTAAAGAAATTAGTCCATCACCGCACGCGCATTATCCTAAATTCCTACAGTCGCCTCTGGCAGTTACCTCTAAGCATATTCGAAACGCTAGGACTTAAGCAAAAAACTCTTCAACAAAACTGGCTTACGGTTGAAGATCTAGAAAACTTAATGGGGTTAACTGACTATCAGACTATAAAAACAACGCCTGAAATTCTTTTTCCGCTTAAAGTTCCTCTGTTATCCAGTTTTTTAAATGGCTTTCTCGCCAAGCTTCCGTTTTTTAATTTGTTTGCCTTAACCAATTTCATTGTGACACGCCCAATGCAAGGAGCCAGGGCTGCAGTGCCCAGCGTCTCAATCATTATTCCCGCACGAAACGAGGCCGGCAACATTGCAGAGATATTTAAGCGTGTTCCACAGATCGGAAGCGCTCTTGAATTCATCTTTGTGGAAGGCCACTCCAAAGACACCACATACAAGGTGATCGAAGACGAAATCGAGAAGAATCCACAGGTTAAGTCACTTCTGCTTAAACAAAGTGGAATCGGCAAGGCAAATGCTGTTTGGCAGGGCTTTGCTGCCGCAAGCAATGACATTCTCTTTATTTTAGATTCAGATCTTTCTGTGCCCCCAGAAGATCTAGAGCGCTTCTTTCAAGCGATTGCCTCAAATAAAGGTGAATTCATCAACGGCACACGCTTAGTTTATCCAATGGAGCAGAAAGCAATGCAAGCTGCCAACCTGGTTGGCAACAAAGCATTCAGCATGATTTTTTCCTGGCTACTTGGCCAACCAGTCAAAGACACTCTTTGCGGGACAAAAGTGCTCTACCGCTCAGACTTTGAATTGTTAAAACGTGAATACGAGTTGTTTAACAAAGTGGATCCTTTTGGAGACTTCGACTTACTCGTTGGCTCATCAAGAATTAACCTGAAAATTGTAGATCTGCCAGTGCGGTATCGGGAGCGCAAATACGGGCAAACAAATATTCAGCGGTGGCGCCACGGATGGATGCTTTTGCGTATCACGTTGGCGGCAATGTTTAGTCTAAAGTTTTCTTCATAG
- a CDS encoding methyltransferase domain-containing protein, translating to MSISRLKGWLAHPLTRGRNIDSPETTALRRQIIDSKPFLKRIYEDWYSKVAEAVHNISTTLPLLELGSGAGFLAEKVPKLITSEIFFLEGMKIILDAQCLPFAAGSLNGIVMTNVLHHIPEPALLFREGERCIVPRGKIIMIEPWLTSWSRFVYKNLHHEPVDEANTSWKIDGEGPLSAANTALPWILFARDRKEFIRRFPSLQIKEVTPFMPFRYLLSGGISLRNIFPGWSHGFFRLIEFLLSPLRNQLGMFAKIVLIHKPKDS from the coding sequence ATGAGCATATCTAGACTTAAAGGATGGCTAGCCCACCCACTTACGCGTGGGCGAAACATCGATTCGCCAGAGACTACCGCTCTGCGCCGCCAGATTATCGATAGCAAGCCTTTTCTAAAGAGGATTTATGAAGACTGGTATTCCAAGGTCGCAGAGGCTGTGCACAACATTTCAACTACACTGCCACTTTTGGAGCTTGGTTCAGGCGCGGGCTTCCTGGCAGAAAAGGTACCTAAGCTAATTACTAGTGAGATTTTCTTTCTTGAAGGGATGAAGATTATTTTGGATGCTCAATGCCTGCCATTTGCAGCTGGAAGTCTAAATGGGATTGTAATGACAAATGTGCTACATCACATTCCTGAGCCGGCACTGCTTTTTAGGGAAGGGGAACGCTGTATAGTACCTAGAGGCAAGATCATCATGATTGAGCCGTGGCTTACAAGTTGGTCTCGCTTCGTGTACAAGAATCTTCACCATGAGCCCGTTGATGAAGCGAATACCAGTTGGAAAATAGATGGCGAAGGACCCTTGTCGGCTGCGAACACTGCTCTTCCGTGGATATTGTTTGCAAGAGATCGCAAGGAGTTTATACGACGCTTTCCCTCGTTGCAGATTAAGGAAGTCACCCCATTCATGCCCTTTCGGTACCTCCTCTCTGGAGGAATTTCTCTGCGCAATATATTCCCGGGGTGGAGCCATGGTTTTTTTCGCTTAATAGAATTCTTACTGTCGCCTCTACGCAATCAGCTAGGTATGTTTGCTAAAATTGTGTTGATACACAAACCCAAGGATAGTTGA
- a CDS encoding class I SAM-dependent methyltransferase, translating into MTTSRSLHEIEHGKYLASQGAEATWGWGTEAGKQRALKRARKILDAAGLRPGVHALELGCGTGMFTQLFASSGARITANDISPDLIELAKAKNPDVDFICARFEDLPETVQYDAILGSSVLHHLEVEHSLAKSHRLLKPGGYLAFAEPNMLNPQVFAERTFLRKALAYVSPDETAFVRWPLAGLLRQHGFIHISITPFDWLHPAIPAPLIGVTETLGRVLETLPLIREFSGSLLISAQKAT; encoded by the coding sequence ATGACCACTAGTCGTTCACTCCATGAAATTGAGCATGGCAAGTACTTAGCTAGTCAGGGTGCCGAAGCAACCTGGGGCTGGGGTACTGAAGCTGGCAAGCAGCGTGCACTAAAGCGGGCTAGGAAAATCCTAGACGCCGCCGGACTAAGGCCAGGAGTCCATGCATTAGAACTTGGTTGCGGCACGGGCATGTTCACCCAGTTGTTTGCCAGTAGCGGCGCCAGGATAACTGCTAATGACATTTCGCCAGATCTGATCGAATTGGCTAAAGCAAAAAACCCTGATGTAGACTTCATTTGCGCGCGCTTTGAAGATCTTCCGGAAACGGTGCAGTATGACGCCATCCTAGGCTCATCGGTCCTGCATCACCTTGAGGTTGAGCACTCTCTGGCCAAGAGCCATCGCCTGCTAAAGCCGGGCGGCTATCTAGCTTTTGCAGAACCGAATATGCTCAACCCACAGGTGTTTGCCGAACGAACCTTTCTTCGTAAAGCACTGGCTTATGTCTCCCCGGACGAAACAGCATTTGTGCGCTGGCCTCTTGCGGGGTTGTTGCGCCAACATGGCTTTATTCACATTAGCATCACACCTTTTGACTGGCTGCACCCTGCTATCCCCGCGCCTCTGATTGGTGTGACCGAGACGCTCGGCAGAGTGCTAGAAACCTTGCCGTTAATACGAGAATTTTCCGGCTCGCTGCTCATCAGTGCGCAAAAGGCCACCTAA
- a CDS encoding DUF1684 domain-containing protein, with product MSLQEFRTGKDAFFATSSQSPLTPEQREHFTALSYFPENPALRLEVEIEPFAEQAMVEMATSTGDVKSYTRYGRFSFEVEGQTAELTLFSSPHGYFLLFVDSLAGTETYGAGRYLDPEQLPDGKFLIDFNLAYNPYCAYNEMWNCPIPPAENRLSVPIRAGEKTFEK from the coding sequence ATGAGCCTCCAAGAATTCCGCACTGGCAAAGATGCCTTCTTTGCCACCAGCTCGCAGTCACCGCTCACGCCGGAGCAACGCGAACATTTCACCGCGCTGAGCTACTTCCCCGAGAACCCGGCGCTGCGTCTGGAAGTGGAGATTGAGCCGTTTGCCGAGCAAGCGATGGTCGAGATGGCGACCTCCACCGGGGATGTGAAGAGCTACACGCGCTATGGCCGCTTCTCGTTCGAGGTGGAAGGCCAGACCGCCGAACTGACCCTGTTCTCCAGCCCGCATGGCTACTTTCTGCTCTTCGTCGACTCGTTGGCGGGCACGGAAACCTATGGCGCGGGCCGCTATCTGGATCCGGAGCAGTTGCCGGATGGCAAGTTCCTGATCGACTTCAACTTGGCGTACAACCCCTACTGCGCCTACAATGAGATGTGGAACTGCCCCATACCGCCGGCAGAGAATCGCCTGAGCGTGCCAATAAGGGCGGGCGAGAAGACCTTCGAGAAATAA
- a CDS encoding FAD-dependent oxidoreductase — protein sequence MSNTSQILIVGGGTFGINTALELRSRGHAVTLLEPGPVPHPDAASTDISKVIRMDYGRDEFYMEMMEESLALWRQWNQDLGETVFHETGVLYFTLDGMGPGDFEYESYQLLLKRGHTIERLNSDEIRKRYPAWNATMYPDGYINPQGGWSPSGRVVTVLAARARAAGVNIIEGARFTELIEDGSRVKGVRTADGSEHFADTVVVCAGTWTSTLLPWLQDVIWSTAQPVMHFQVPAAELASYQPPLFPVWTADVGKTGWYGFPAQADGTLKLANHGPGWPMDPTLPRIMPAGTEAMFRKFFAESLPGLKDAQRTFERLCFYSDTFDGDFWIDHDPERPGLVVSTGGSGHAFKFTPLIGRVTADVVEGKPNKYAHRFAWRERGEVTAEEARFVERK from the coding sequence ATGTCCAATACATCCCAGATCCTCATCGTTGGCGGTGGCACCTTTGGCATCAACACCGCGCTGGAGCTCCGCAGCCGCGGTCACGCCGTGACCCTGCTGGAGCCTGGCCCCGTTCCGCATCCCGATGCAGCGTCTACGGATATCAGCAAGGTCATCCGTATGGATTACGGGCGCGATGAATTCTATATGGAGATGATGGAAGAGTCGCTGGCATTGTGGCGCCAGTGGAACCAGGATCTTGGCGAAACAGTGTTCCACGAAACCGGGGTGCTGTACTTCACGCTGGATGGCATGGGGCCGGGCGACTTTGAATACGAGAGCTACCAGCTGCTGCTCAAGCGCGGCCACACCATCGAGCGGCTGAACTCAGACGAGATCCGCAAGCGCTACCCGGCCTGGAATGCAACGATGTATCCGGATGGCTACATCAATCCGCAAGGCGGTTGGTCGCCCAGCGGCCGCGTGGTGACGGTACTGGCCGCTCGGGCGCGCGCCGCCGGCGTGAACATCATCGAAGGGGCGCGCTTCACCGAACTCATCGAAGATGGCAGCCGCGTCAAAGGCGTGCGCACTGCTGACGGCAGCGAGCACTTCGCCGATACGGTGGTGGTGTGCGCTGGCACCTGGACCAGCACACTGCTGCCCTGGCTGCAAGATGTGATCTGGTCGACCGCCCAGCCGGTGATGCACTTCCAGGTGCCGGCCGCCGAGCTGGCAAGCTACCAGCCGCCGCTGTTCCCGGTGTGGACGGCGGATGTGGGCAAGACCGGCTGGTACGGCTTCCCAGCCCAGGCGGATGGCACACTCAAGCTGGCCAACCACGGGCCTGGCTGGCCAATGGACCCCACCCTGCCGCGCATCATGCCCGCCGGAACCGAGGCCATGTTCCGCAAGTTCTTTGCCGAATCATTGCCGGGTCTCAAAGACGCGCAGCGCACGTTTGAGCGCCTGTGTTTCTATAGCGATACGTTTGACGGGGATTTCTGGATCGATCATGACCCAGAGCGGCCCGGCCTGGTAGTCAGCACCGGCGGCAGCGGTCACGCCTTCAAGTTCACGCCACTGATTGGGCGCGTAACGGCCGATGTGGTGGAGGGCAAGCCCAACAAATATGCCCACCGCTTTGCCTGGCGGGAGCGCGGCGAGGTAACCGCCGAAGAAGCACGGTTTGTGGAGAGGAAGTAA